TCTTTGGCTACAGAGACACCGTCTTTGGTGATGAGCGGCGCGCCGAAGCTCTTTTCCAGAACCACGTTACGGCCTTTGGGGCCCAGGGTGACTTTAACGGCGTTGGCCAGAATGTTTACACCGGCCAGCATTTTTACGCGGGCGTCGTTACCAAATACTACTTCTTTAGCTGCCATGTTCGATTTCCTTTAAATACTTTGAGTTAGACTGAAATTTCACAATTTGAGTGGATTAGTCCACTACAGCCATCAGATCCATTTCCGACAGGATCAGTACTTCCTGACCGTCGATTTTTTCTTTCTTCACGCCGTAACCTTCGTTGAAGATCACCACGTCACCCACTTTCACGTCCAGAGGACGCACGGTGCCGTTTTCAAGGATCCGGCCATTGCCTACCGCCAGCACTTCGCCACGGGTAGACTTTTCAGCCGCGCTGCCGGTCAGCACGATGCCACCAGCTGAAGTGGATTCCACTTCCAGACGCTTAACGATTACGCGGTCATGTAATGGACGAATATTCATCTATGGATTCTCCTAAAGATTTTTTGCCCAGCAATGAGGCGGTTTTGTTGAAGTCGCAGAGTCCCTCACGGGCACGCCGCTTGATGGAACCTATATGGGGACAGGGATGTGTGGTCTCAAGGGGGATTTACAAAATTTTTTGGATTTTTTTGGCCCGGATTTCCATCCCCGGGCGTCATTCCTGCTAGAATCGCGCCTCGAACCGCAAGAAGAGATGACCCGGCCCCGATGAAAGACAGACACGGCCTTTTAACAGCACCCATAGCAGGCGTGCTTTTAAAAATGACCCTGCCCAACATGCTGGGGATTTTAACCATTCTGGGGTTCAGTCTGGTCGATACCTTTTTTGTGAGCCAGCTGGGCACAGAGGCCCTGGCCGCCATCAGCTTTACCTTTCCTGTTACCCTGGTGTTGTCCAGCATTGCCGTGGGCATAGGCGCCGGGGTGTCCACCAATCTGGGCCGTTTGATTGGCTCGGGCCATGCCCCCGATGCCAAAGTATTTTTGCACGACGCCCTGCTGCTGACCTTTGCCATAGTAGGCACACTGGCCTCGCTGGGGCTGATGTTTATCGACCCCCTCTTCAGCCTGCTGGGTGCCAACGAACAAAGCCTGCCGCTTATCCATGAATACATGCTGGTATGGTACCTGGGCAGCCCGCTGTTGGTGCTGCTCATGGTGGGCAATCAGGGGCTGCGCTCCACCGGCGACACCAAGTCACCGGCCAAAATCATGGCGCTGGCGGCCATCATCAACCTCATTCTCGACCCCTTGCTGATTTTTGGTTTGGGCCCTTTCCCCCGGCTGGAAATTCAGGGCGCGGCCATCGCCTCTGTGATTTCATGGGTGCTGGCGATGTCGCTTTCAAGCTACCTGCTGATTGTGAAACGGCATATGCTGGCGCTCACCGAAATCGCCTGGCCCAGACTTAAGGACAACTGGCGCAAACTGGCCCATATCGCCCAGCCTGCGGCGCTAATGAACCTGATGAACCCCATCGCCAATGCCGTGATCATGGCCATGCTGGCCCGCATCGACCATGGCGCCGTGGCCGCCTTTGGCGCAGGCACAAGGCTTGAGTCTGTGCTCTTGATTGTGGTGATGGCGCTGTCGTCCAGCCTGATGCCCTTTGTGGCGCAAAACCTCGGCGCCGGGCAGCACCAAAGGGCGCGGGACGCTTTGATGATGTCGCTGCGCTTTGTGCTCCTGTTTCAGTTTTTGCTGTATCTGCCCTTGCTGCTGCTGGCGGGCCCTATTGCGGGCCTCTTCAGCGATGAGCCCAAGGTGGTGGAATGGCTGACCTTTTACATTATCGCCCTGCCCGCCGCCTACGGGCCGCTGGGGGTGGTGATCATCACCGCCACCGCCCTCAATGCCTTCCACCGGCCACTGGCGTCGCTGATTATCAACGTGTGCCGCCTGTTTTTACTGATGTTGCCCCTGTGCGCCCTGGGCTCCTTCCTTTACGGCGTAAAAGGCCTGATGGTGGCGCTGCCGGTCACCAACGCCCTGATGGGCATTGCCTGTTATTACCTCGCCAGCCGGGTGACCGAGCCTGATACTGTACCGGGCGCGGGCGAGAAGGCGAGGGGCTAGGCCCTCGTCTACCGTCTACCGTCTACCGTCTACCGTCTACCGTTTACCGTCTACCGTTTACCGTTTACCGTTTACCGTTTACCGTTTACCGTTTACCGGCTCCCGCTCAGCGCCTTACAAAAACTCCAGTGAGTCGAGAAACGCCATGGCGGTTTTCCGCTCTCTGGCATCGGAGGCGTAACTGGCCATCAACATCAGCAGATGGTTGTCGTGGGTGTAGATGCGCTGCACCATTTCGCCCTTGTCCCGCCCCAGATTGACCACCAGCTCATAGCCCTTCTTGCCCTGATGTTCGATAAAGCCGCGCCGTACCAGCGCCGCATCCAATCCGGTGTCGGTGCCGAAACGGCGGCTTAAACTGCTCAAGTCTTCACGGGACAAGGCATTGATATCCCGCTCATCAAACACCTCGTAGGCGGTGCCCATGGCCAGCACCAGCAGTGTCATGTCGGCATGGGGCGAACTGGCACTGACAACCTGCTCAACGCTGATGTCACCCGTGACTTTGGAGGCGGTATTGGGCTGGGGCAACATGCGCACCTTAACGGGCACACTGGCCAGAAAATGGCTTTCAAGCGGCAGGGGGGCAAAGAGCTCACGGTAAGCGAAAAACGCGCCCACCAGGGATAACAGCAAAATGACCAGTCGTGTCATGGTTCAATCCTTTGAAGCCGACAGGGAGGTGTGGCCGACCATAGTAACAGCCAAGGCTGTGACACGCGTGAGGCAAAAGGCT
This portion of the Shewanella amazonensis SB2B genome encodes:
- a CDS encoding co-chaperone GroES, whose amino-acid sequence is MNIRPLHDRVIVKRLEVESTSAGGIVLTGSAAEKSTRGEVLAVGNGRILENGTVRPLDVKVGDVVIFNEGYGVKKEKIDGQEVLILSEMDLMAVVD
- a CDS encoding MATE family efflux transporter, producing MKDRHGLLTAPIAGVLLKMTLPNMLGILTILGFSLVDTFFVSQLGTEALAAISFTFPVTLVLSSIAVGIGAGVSTNLGRLIGSGHAPDAKVFLHDALLLTFAIVGTLASLGLMFIDPLFSLLGANEQSLPLIHEYMLVWYLGSPLLVLLMVGNQGLRSTGDTKSPAKIMALAAIINLILDPLLIFGLGPFPRLEIQGAAIASVISWVLAMSLSSYLLIVKRHMLALTEIAWPRLKDNWRKLAHIAQPAALMNLMNPIANAVIMAMLARIDHGAVAAFGAGTRLESVLLIVVMALSSSLMPFVAQNLGAGQHQRARDALMMSLRFVLLFQFLLYLPLLLLAGPIAGLFSDEPKVVEWLTFYIIALPAAYGPLGVVIITATALNAFHRPLASLIINVCRLFLLMLPLCALGSFLYGVKGLMVALPVTNALMGIACYYLASRVTEPDTVPGAGEKARG